The following coding sequences lie in one Vibrio algicola genomic window:
- the tnpA gene encoding IS200/IS605 family transposase, producing MDYRYGSHTVFKIQYHFVFVTKYRYQVLKGDVGIRVRELIRQTCNAFEIEILKGVVSKDHVHLLVSAPPNMAPSEIMRRIKGRSSSKLFESFPDLKKRYWGRHFWARGYFCVTSGDLTEDMIKEYLEHHFEPRIEDNFKTED from the coding sequence ATGGATTATCGATATGGTAGCCATACTGTTTTCAAAATACAGTATCATTTTGTCTTCGTAACGAAGTACCGCTATCAAGTTCTAAAAGGTGATGTTGGTATTAGAGTTCGAGAGTTGATAAGGCAAACATGTAATGCCTTTGAAATAGAAATATTAAAAGGAGTCGTAAGTAAAGATCATGTTCACTTGCTAGTTTCAGCACCTCCTAATATGGCTCCAAGTGAGATAATGCGTCGAATAAAAGGGCGAAGTTCGAGTAAGTTGTTTGAATCATTTCCAGATTTAAAAAAGCGATATTGGGGTCGTCATTTTTGGGCTCGAGGTTATTTTTGTGTCACATCAGGAGATTTAACTGAAGATATGATCAAAGAATATTTAGAGCACCATTTCGAACCTAGGATAGAGGACAATTTTAAGACTGAGGACTAA
- a CDS encoding invasion associated locus B family protein has protein sequence MKLKMKVWSIALVLISQCASANWLNSDNTDAITEGRTISVFSYKYKQDETIGLRCDVSAEGEEALITFDADSVLGVPNTQVDMFVKVDDNKPIKFRGRLYSNSYTSGFVRANDKTESQFNKLVAQMTSGNKAIVKIQNDRRSEIVNFNVSLSGFTAKSKKVLSVCKLNSKAIEISAEDKVRLKEINIELEKLGSEKDSILSKY, from the coding sequence ATGAAGTTAAAAATGAAAGTTTGGTCTATTGCCTTGGTACTAATATCACAGTGCGCATCAGCTAACTGGCTAAACTCAGATAACACAGATGCAATCACTGAAGGACGTACAATTAGTGTTTTCTCTTATAAATACAAACAAGATGAAACAATAGGGCTTCGGTGTGATGTTTCTGCCGAAGGTGAAGAAGCATTAATTACTTTTGATGCGGATAGTGTTCTCGGAGTACCAAATACGCAGGTAGATATGTTTGTTAAGGTTGATGACAACAAACCCATTAAATTCCGGGGGCGTTTATACAGCAACTCATACACATCAGGGTTTGTGCGTGCTAATGATAAAACAGAATCACAGTTCAATAAGCTAGTTGCACAAATGACTTCTGGTAACAAAGCTATCGTCAAAATACAGAATGACAGACGATCAGAAATTGTAAACTTTAACGTGAGCTTATCTGGCTTCACTGCTAAGTCTAAAAAGGTATTATCAGTATGTAAACTGAACTCTAAAGCTATAGAAATTAGTGCAGAGGACAAAGTTAGATTGAAAGAAATTAATATTGAACTGGAAAAGCTAGGTTCAGAAAAAGACTCTATCTTATCTAAGTATTGA
- a CDS encoding Txe/YoeB family addiction module toxin, whose product MKDIQRTPQEGIGKPEPLKHGLSGYWSRRINDEHRIVYKHQGNTILIAQLRYHYGI is encoded by the coding sequence ATTAAAGATATTCAAAGAACGCCTCAAGAAGGTATTGGCAAGCCTGAGCCTTTAAAACATGGTCTATCGGGATATTGGTCTCGACGAATCAACGATGAGCATCGAATCGTTTACAAACATCAAGGAAATACGATTCTAATTGCGCAACTCCGATACCATTACGGTATATAA
- a CDS encoding DUF748 domain-containing protein produces the protein MPRAIKNAYTKFKQAPLILRIVSYLLLIYGFYAIILGLIIPAVAQSQAPKQLSALLGRNVTIQKVSINPFLLRVRINGFDIKEQDVKDSFVNFDQLELQLSFWRSIVDLTPTVDHLYLVKPQVTVARLDTDADFNFSDIIKTINDNASNEPAAPEADKPTTSLPSFRAQDIKLVQGRFDFIDQPTGAHLQYQGLDLHLPRLDSQALTLVKPQINSANKTEQPTTLDNKANHFALDLMGLDKSKLKLKGQFQFQPFALQGDIALNNIKLSRFWPFAEKELPAQLTHGQVNFSTQFAVNQHNDSFRFSTNKGQFELLGLEFADKKTPKIKLPRLAINNISLSSESKIIDIESLKLQGLWVDAAMTKNGLDLQSLFTPTALNQPATSKTAASPTPENKAVNRDKTKANQTTPATTQSTAVHSKPWLVHLHQFDMQKTDINVKEQLVSNGVFWRVYPLSITTKDVLSDLSKPIDYNVDLSVNSWLRKAPDNTRGSLSSQGSIDLTKLDTQGVVVDGNIALSQLDLTQLQTYINPYLNVQLLRGKLSTKGKFHADSKGAASYAGNAQIASLLVRDRLEYQPLIQWSNMTINSLNFNQQTQRLNIGTINFTAPYSKVLIDKNRHTNIGSIVKPQPASKARATKKSAPSKPLSVKIQQIKFTQGSAFFADYSLPTSFSSGIESINGNIRNLSSTPGTKASVDIKGKINKYAPVTLKGELNPLIKQPYLDLDLMFKSVELTSVNPYSGTYAGYYIDKGQLSLDLQYKLEKNQLVGDNHLVIDQLKLGQKSDSDEATNLPLGLAIALLQDRNGVIDLGMQVSGDVNSPDFSVGGIVMTAFTNIITKAVTSPFSLLAGLAGSDEELNHIPYDAGQAQLNQEATDRLTTLGKALQDRPKLKLSIVGAVADADDSRALAEAKVQQLLLQDSGLDKLPADASASSIANNEDLTDSIEDVYDDLPNTSIGDEEDKVKLQIQQSSGKEEVDSKQLETALHISLYNQLIDAQTVTQDELGSLAVERSRAIKAYLVDEQKIDPARVFILDSKSQLKTDSQGAELTIDAE, from the coding sequence ATGCCACGCGCGATAAAAAATGCTTATACCAAATTCAAACAAGCCCCTCTTATACTGCGTATTGTCAGCTACTTACTGTTGATTTACGGCTTTTACGCCATCATCCTCGGGCTTATTATTCCAGCCGTGGCGCAATCACAAGCACCAAAACAACTGAGCGCTTTATTAGGGCGTAATGTGACGATTCAAAAAGTCAGCATTAACCCGTTTTTATTACGCGTGCGGATCAACGGGTTTGATATCAAAGAGCAAGATGTAAAAGACTCTTTTGTGAATTTTGATCAACTTGAATTACAGCTTAGCTTTTGGCGCAGCATTGTTGATTTAACGCCAACCGTCGATCACCTTTATCTTGTCAAACCACAAGTGACGGTCGCGCGTTTAGATACCGATGCCGACTTTAATTTCTCTGACATCATCAAAACCATCAATGACAATGCCAGTAACGAACCCGCAGCCCCAGAAGCCGATAAACCAACCACCTCTTTGCCTTCATTTCGGGCGCAAGACATTAAACTGGTTCAAGGCCGCTTTGATTTTATCGACCAACCGACTGGCGCGCATTTACAATACCAAGGTTTGGATCTGCACCTGCCTCGCTTAGATTCACAAGCCCTAACCTTAGTAAAACCTCAAATTAATAGCGCCAACAAAACAGAACAACCAACCACGCTCGATAACAAAGCCAACCACTTTGCTCTAGATCTGATGGGGCTAGATAAAAGTAAGCTAAAACTTAAAGGCCAGTTCCAATTCCAACCTTTTGCACTGCAAGGGGATATCGCCTTAAACAACATTAAACTGTCACGCTTTTGGCCATTTGCTGAAAAAGAACTGCCAGCGCAACTCACTCATGGACAAGTGAATTTTTCAACTCAATTCGCGGTTAATCAACATAACGACAGTTTTCGTTTTTCTACCAACAAAGGTCAGTTTGAATTATTAGGCTTAGAGTTTGCCGATAAAAAAACACCTAAAATTAAACTGCCTCGTTTAGCGATTAATAACATATCCCTAAGCAGTGAAAGCAAAATTATCGATATTGAAAGCCTGAAATTACAAGGATTATGGGTCGATGCCGCCATGACTAAAAACGGCTTGGATCTGCAATCGTTATTTACCCCAACCGCATTAAACCAACCGGCAACAAGTAAAACAGCTGCAAGCCCTACTCCTGAAAATAAAGCCGTAAACCGCGACAAAACTAAAGCGAATCAAACAACACCAGCAACCACACAATCCACTGCGGTTCACTCAAAACCTTGGCTAGTGCATTTGCATCAGTTTGATATGCAAAAAACCGATATTAACGTTAAAGAGCAATTGGTCAGCAATGGCGTATTTTGGCGTGTTTATCCATTGTCCATTACCACCAAAGACGTGTTGAGTGATCTCAGCAAACCGATTGATTACAACGTAGATTTATCGGTGAATTCTTGGTTAAGGAAAGCACCCGATAACACTCGTGGTTCGTTAAGCAGCCAAGGCAGTATCGATCTAACCAAACTCGACACTCAAGGTGTGGTGGTCGATGGCAATATCGCATTATCACAATTAGATCTAACTCAATTACAGACCTACATTAATCCGTATTTAAATGTGCAATTATTACGCGGCAAATTAAGCACAAAAGGCAAGTTCCACGCCGACAGCAAAGGCGCGGCCTCTTATGCTGGTAATGCTCAAATCGCCAGCTTGTTAGTTCGAGATCGCTTGGAATACCAACCGCTGATCCAATGGTCGAACATGACCATCAACAGCTTGAATTTCAACCAACAAACTCAACGTCTTAATATTGGCACCATTAACTTTACCGCCCCTTACAGCAAGGTATTGATCGACAAAAATCGTCATACCAATATTGGTAGCATCGTTAAACCTCAGCCGGCGTCCAAGGCTCGCGCAACTAAAAAATCCGCACCAAGCAAACCATTATCGGTCAAGATCCAACAAATCAAATTTACCCAAGGTTCGGCCTTCTTCGCCGATTATTCATTGCCAACCAGTTTTTCTTCAGGCATTGAATCGATTAATGGCAACATCCGTAATTTATCGTCCACTCCCGGCACCAAAGCGAGCGTCGATATTAAAGGTAAAATCAACAAGTACGCCCCTGTCACCTTAAAAGGCGAATTAAACCCGTTAATCAAACAGCCTTACTTAGATTTGGATTTGATGTTCAAGAGTGTCGAACTGACCTCGGTCAACCCATACTCGGGCACTTACGCTGGTTATTACATTGATAAAGGTCAACTGTCACTTGACTTACAATATAAACTCGAAAAAAATCAATTAGTCGGTGATAACCACTTAGTGATCGACCAACTTAAACTGGGCCAAAAAAGTGATTCCGACGAAGCCACTAACCTACCTTTAGGCTTAGCGATCGCTTTGCTGCAAGACAGAAATGGCGTGATCGATCTTGGCATGCAAGTCTCTGGCGATGTAAATAGCCCAGATTTTAGTGTTGGCGGAATAGTGATGACGGCCTTTACCAACATCATCACCAAAGCCGTGACCTCACCTTTCTCATTGCTCGCAGGATTGGCTGGCAGCGACGAGGAGTTAAATCATATTCCTTACGATGCGGGCCAAGCGCAATTAAACCAAGAAGCGACCGACCGTTTAACCACCTTAGGTAAAGCGCTGCAAGACCGACCAAAACTGAAACTCAGCATTGTAGGTGCAGTGGCCGACGCCGATGATAGCCGAGCCTTAGCCGAAGCCAAAGTGCAGCAATTATTATTACAAGACAGCGGCTTAGATAAGTTACCTGCGGATGCTTCAGCCAGTTCAATCGCTAACAATGAAGACTTAACCGATAGTATTGAAGATGTGTACGACGATCTGCCTAACACCAGCATTGGTGATGAAGAAGATAAGGTAAAACTGCAGATCCAACAAAGCAGCGGTAAAGAAGAAGTCGATTCTAAGCAACTGGAAACCGCGCTGCATATTAGCTTATACAACCAGTTAATTGACGCGCAAACCGTCACTCAAGATGAATTAGGCAGCCTAGCAGTCGAGCGTTCACGCGCCATTAAGGCATACTTGGTCGATGAGCAAAAAATCGATCCGGCGCGCGTGTTTATCCTCGACAGTAAATCGCAGCTAAAAACCGACAGCCAAGGGGCAGAGTTAACGATTGATGCGGAGTAA
- the napF gene encoding ferredoxin-type protein NapF yields the protein MSDKPNLTRRGLFGGLSTQAKAMNIRTTEKVQRSVARPPTAVDEDIFQRLCNQCGECAKVCPQDIIHIQNGYPTLDVDYAHCTLCGECKKVCPTIALSGEQQDTGLRAQVNDTCINRYGYCDACESSCPSQALKWQDGARPSIELANCNGCGACKPDCYIGAISLS from the coding sequence ATGTCGGACAAACCAAACTTAACGCGTCGTGGATTATTTGGTGGCCTGAGTACTCAAGCCAAGGCGATGAATATCCGCACCACTGAAAAAGTTCAGCGAAGCGTGGCGCGCCCACCTACCGCAGTCGATGAAGATATTTTTCAGCGTTTGTGTAATCAATGTGGCGAGTGCGCGAAAGTTTGTCCGCAAGACATTATCCATATCCAAAACGGCTATCCGACCTTAGATGTGGATTATGCCCATTGCACCTTATGTGGCGAATGCAAAAAAGTGTGCCCGACCATTGCCCTGTCTGGTGAGCAACAAGACACCGGCCTACGCGCGCAAGTAAACGACACTTGCATTAACCGTTATGGCTATTGTGATGCGTGCGAAAGCTCTTGCCCCAGCCAAGCATTAAAGTGGCAAGATGGGGCTCGCCCAAGCATAGAATTGGCTAACTGTAATGGTTGTGGCGCATGCAAACCCGATTGTTATATCGGCGCAATTTCATTGTCATAA
- a CDS encoding molecular chaperone TorD family protein — protein sequence MSLSTYSHIESALISKILGSLFYYRPCQYSQYGIDQVLNIELDPQDASPLMQQFAATLNQFKQADLDQLTLIHDEYFAGIADIPVPPWGSVYLDRENVIFGESHAQYKKFLAQSGFEFETQNNDPLDHIGLMLMTLSALLDTQQNDNAIDSSELQEMLSVHLLPWSQTYLYNLVNSLTDPTYLALAKTTQILLDQFSTFFLIPVEARKLYIEAHQDADTSTDSNQG from the coding sequence ATGAGCCTTTCAACCTACAGCCATATCGAATCCGCCTTGATCAGCAAAATCTTAGGTTCATTGTTTTATTATCGCCCATGCCAATACTCTCAATACGGCATCGATCAAGTTTTGAATATTGAATTAGACCCACAAGACGCTTCACCATTAATGCAGCAGTTCGCGGCAACATTAAACCAATTTAAGCAAGCGGATTTGGATCAACTGACCTTAATACACGACGAATATTTCGCCGGCATTGCCGATATTCCGGTCCCACCTTGGGGCTCAGTTTACCTTGATCGTGAAAATGTCATATTTGGCGAATCCCACGCCCAATATAAAAAATTCTTAGCCCAATCCGGTTTTGAATTTGAAACCCAAAACAACGACCCACTTGATCACATTGGCTTGATGCTGATGACATTAAGCGCATTGTTAGACACCCAACAAAATGACAACGCGATTGATTCAAGCGAACTGCAAGAAATGCTGAGCGTCCATTTATTGCCGTGGAGCCAAACGTACCTATATAACTTAGTGAATTCATTAACCGATCCAACGTATTTAGCACTGGCGAAAACCACCCAAATCTTGCTTGATCAATTCAGTACTTTTTTCTTGATCCCAGTCGAGGCAAGAAAACTCTACATTGAAGCTCATCAAGACGCTGATACCAGTACAGATAGCAACCAAGGCTAA
- a CDS encoding DmsA/YnfE/YnfF family dimethyl sulfoxide reductase — MLNEAFAVTRRGFVKGGSALGALAVATSGLTLPFSKKALAIETPAKADEKIVWSACTIDCGSRCPLRMHVTDGEIKWVETDNTGKDIFNDHHQVRACLRGRSMRRRVYSPDRIKYPLKRVGKRGEGKFKRISWDEALDTIAGSLKNTIKEYGNDAVYINYGTGTLGGTVTKSWAPSETLIARMMNLCGGYLNHYGDYSTGSYTSACEYLYGDYMDTNGIDDIEHADLCVLFGNNPAETRMSGGGNVHNYVETKKKSKTRTIIIDPRYTDTAGGREDQWFPIKHGTDAALCAAIAHVLITENKVDQAFLDKYCVGYDAKTLPASAPKNGSYKDYILGNGDDKTVKTPEWAAPITGIPAEDIIKLAREIGDAKRLYLNQGWGLQRSSNGEQACKAVAMVSILRGQVGLQGGGTGMREGDHTYPFVRFPTLTNPVQASIPFFLWTDAISRPFDLTPTKDGLQGTDKLKNPIKFIWAYASNTLINQHSNINRTKKILEDDKACEMIVVIENHMTSSAKYADIILPDCTASEQSDFCMDGAGGMMPYFIFASQVIEPRFECRTIYDMISDLAHRMGCGKEFTEGRTQEEWLRWMYAETQKQNNDPDLPDFDTMRKQGIYKKQFDRPYVALEDFRKDPKANALNTPSGKIEIYSEALAELAKTWELEEDEHITPIAEYRSSFDGWDSPMRKQYPLQMIGFHFKGRVHSTYGNVELLKAAIPQEIWMNPIDAQKRNIKNGDLVEVTSRFGTVQVCTKVTPRIMPGVTALGDGAWYAPNKKGVDMNGALNVLTNNRPTPIAKASPSHTNLVEIKLVKSMGVEV; from the coding sequence ATGCTCAACGAAGCATTTGCGGTTACACGCCGTGGTTTCGTTAAAGGTGGTTCTGCTTTGGGCGCACTTGCTGTTGCCACCAGTGGTTTAACATTGCCATTTAGTAAAAAAGCATTAGCAATAGAAACGCCTGCTAAAGCAGATGAAAAAATTGTTTGGTCAGCATGCACCATCGACTGTGGTAGTCGTTGTCCGTTAAGAATGCATGTTACTGATGGTGAAATTAAATGGGTTGAAACGGATAACACTGGTAAAGATATCTTTAATGATCATCACCAAGTGCGTGCATGTTTACGTGGTCGTTCTATGCGTCGCCGTGTATACAGTCCAGATCGTATTAAATACCCACTTAAACGCGTTGGTAAACGCGGTGAAGGTAAGTTTAAGCGTATTAGCTGGGATGAAGCATTAGATACTATTGCTGGTAGCTTGAAGAATACGATCAAAGAATATGGTAATGATGCAGTTTATATTAACTATGGTACTGGTACTCTTGGCGGCACAGTTACAAAAAGCTGGGCTCCAAGTGAAACATTGATCGCTCGTATGATGAACCTTTGTGGTGGTTACTTAAATCACTACGGTGATTACTCAACAGGTTCTTATACTAGTGCGTGTGAATACCTATACGGCGATTACATGGATACCAATGGTATTGATGATATCGAACACGCTGATTTGTGTGTTCTTTTTGGTAACAACCCTGCTGAGACTCGTATGTCTGGTGGTGGTAACGTTCATAATTATGTTGAAACGAAAAAGAAAAGCAAAACTCGCACAATTATCATCGATCCTCGTTACACTGATACAGCCGGCGGTCGTGAAGATCAATGGTTCCCTATTAAGCACGGTACCGATGCGGCATTGTGTGCCGCAATTGCTCACGTTCTGATCACAGAAAATAAAGTCGACCAAGCATTCCTAGATAAATACTGTGTAGGTTATGATGCGAAAACACTGCCTGCTAGCGCACCTAAAAATGGTAGCTACAAAGACTACATCTTAGGTAATGGCGATGATAAGACGGTGAAAACTCCAGAGTGGGCAGCACCAATTACAGGTATTCCTGCAGAAGACATCATCAAGTTAGCTCGTGAAATCGGCGATGCTAAGCGCTTGTACTTGAACCAAGGTTGGGGCTTACAACGTTCATCAAACGGTGAGCAAGCATGTAAAGCCGTTGCTATGGTATCGATCCTACGTGGTCAAGTTGGCTTACAAGGTGGCGGTACTGGTATGCGTGAAGGTGACCATACTTACCCTTTTGTTCGTTTCCCTACTCTTACTAACCCTGTTCAAGCATCGATTCCATTCTTCTTATGGACTGATGCTATTTCAAGACCATTTGATTTGACTCCGACCAAAGATGGCTTGCAAGGCACGGATAAACTGAAAAACCCAATTAAATTTATTTGGGCATACGCAAGTAACACGCTGATCAACCAGCACTCAAACATCAACCGTACGAAGAAAATTCTAGAAGATGATAAAGCATGTGAAATGATCGTTGTGATCGAAAACCACATGACATCATCAGCTAAGTACGCGGATATTATCCTTCCTGACTGTACTGCTTCTGAGCAATCAGATTTCTGTATGGACGGCGCTGGCGGTATGATGCCTTACTTTATCTTTGCTAGCCAAGTTATCGAACCTCGCTTTGAGTGTCGTACTATCTACGACATGATCTCTGATCTTGCACATCGTATGGGTTGTGGTAAAGAGTTTACTGAAGGCCGTACCCAAGAAGAATGGTTACGCTGGATGTACGCAGAGACTCAAAAACAGAACAACGATCCAGATCTTCCTGACTTTGATACGATGCGTAAGCAAGGCATCTACAAAAAGCAGTTTGATCGTCCATACGTTGCACTAGAAGATTTCCGTAAAGATCCAAAAGCAAATGCACTGAATACACCATCAGGTAAAATTGAGATTTATTCAGAAGCGTTGGCTGAATTGGCTAAAACATGGGAACTTGAGGAAGATGAACACATCACACCTATTGCGGAATACCGCTCTAGCTTTGATGGTTGGGATTCTCCAATGCGTAAGCAATACCCATTGCAAATGATTGGCTTCCACTTTAAAGGCCGTGTTCACTCAACATACGGCAACGTTGAATTGCTAAAAGCCGCAATTCCACAAGAGATTTGGATGAACCCAATTGATGCGCAAAAACGCAACATTAAAAATGGTGATTTAGTAGAAGTAACTAGCCGTTTCGGTACGGTTCAGGTTTGTACTAAAGTGACACCTCGCATTATGCCTGGCGTTACCGCTCTTGGTGATGGTGCATGGTATGCGCCAAATAAGAAAGGCGTAGACATGAATGGTGCGCTTAACGTGTTGACAAACAACCGTCCGACACCAATTGCGAAAGCAAGCCCGTCACACACCAATTTAGTAGAAATCAAGCTAGTGAAAAGCATGGGAGTTGAGGTATGA
- a CDS encoding DMSO/selenate family reductase complex B subunit, producing the protein MSDQPVKNNQPVKVKKQYGFYIDSSKCTGCKTCQLSCKDNKDLDVKRNFRRIYEYVGGNWSENNGVYRQDVFSYYLSISCNHCSNPACTKVCPSGAMHKREEDGLVVVNEEVCIGCKYCHMACPYGAPQYSEEKGHMTKCDGCHERVSEGLMPICVDSCPLRAIEFGPIDELRAKYGTNADCAPLPDSRLTSPNLIVKLNPNAKPLGDTSGFLQNPKEVI; encoded by the coding sequence ATGAGCGATCAACCAGTAAAAAACAATCAACCTGTAAAAGTGAAAAAGCAATACGGATTTTACATTGATTCCAGCAAGTGTACTGGTTGTAAAACTTGCCAACTTTCATGTAAAGACAACAAAGACTTAGATGTTAAACGTAACTTCCGTCGTATCTATGAATACGTAGGCGGTAACTGGTCTGAAAACAATGGTGTATACCGTCAAGACGTTTTCTCATACTACTTGTCTATTTCTTGTAACCACTGTTCAAACCCTGCATGTACAAAAGTATGCCCATCAGGCGCGATGCATAAGCGTGAAGAAGATGGCTTAGTGGTCGTTAATGAAGAAGTGTGTATTGGTTGTAAATACTGTCACATGGCTTGCCCATACGGTGCGCCTCAGTACAGCGAAGAAAAAGGTCACATGACTAAGTGTGATGGCTGTCATGAGCGTGTATCAGAAGGTCTGATGCCTATCTGTGTGGATTCTTGTCCATTACGTGCGATTGAGTTTGGTCCAATTGATGAGCTACGTGCTAAATACGGTACGAATGCAGATTGTGCGCCATTACCAGATTCACGTCTAACAAGCCCTAACTTGATTGTTAAATTAAACCCAAATGCGAAACCATTAGGTGATACATCTGGCTTCTTACAAAATCCGAAGGAGGTAATCTAA
- a CDS encoding dimethyl sulfoxide reductase anchor subunit family protein, with translation MHFLELPLVIFTVLAQCAVGAYLLITFRLACVKDAAMTKNLAVKCLFFVLGFMSLGFMSSTMHLGSPLRAFNSLNRVGASGLSNEILTGSTFFAIAGVYWLSELLGIASQSLRTILRYVGAVAGVIFMIAMIKVYLINTVPLWNTVFTPIEFGFTVITAGLLFGYFLLNAFDGSSVVANKRIAVVGMLLLATHLVLTVARVIEFAGVETSIHQGITMLNDYSTMIMIQCVLWVIGGLFWGISAHQTTNKVRFYSLCALVIVIAAEIFGRGVFYGMHFTFGLI, from the coding sequence ATGCACTTTTTAGAACTACCCTTAGTTATTTTTACCGTTCTTGCACAATGTGCGGTAGGTGCTTACTTATTGATTACCTTCCGTTTAGCGTGTGTTAAAGACGCAGCAATGACAAAAAATCTTGCAGTAAAATGTTTGTTTTTTGTATTGGGCTTTATGTCTCTAGGCTTTATGTCATCGACTATGCACTTAGGCAGCCCATTGCGTGCATTTAACTCTCTTAACCGTGTAGGTGCATCTGGCCTTTCAAACGAAATTTTGACAGGTTCTACTTTCTTTGCGATTGCAGGTGTTTACTGGTTATCTGAGCTACTTGGTATTGCAAGCCAAAGCCTTCGCACTATCTTGCGTTATGTAGGTGCGGTTGCGGGTGTGATCTTCATGATTGCCATGATCAAAGTATACTTGATCAATACCGTACCACTTTGGAACACAGTATTTACTCCAATTGAGTTTGGTTTCACTGTGATCACAGCAGGCTTGTTGTTTGGCTACTTCCTACTTAATGCTTTCGATGGCAGTTCTGTCGTTGCTAACAAACGTATTGCCGTAGTTGGTATGTTACTGCTTGCAACGCACCTAGTATTGACTGTGGCTCGTGTTATCGAGTTTGCTGGCGTAGAAACATCGATTCACCAAGGCATTACGATGCTAAATGATTACTCAACCATGATCATGATCCAATGTGTTTTGTGGGTTATTGGTGGTTTGTTCTGGGGCATTTCTGCACACCAAACGACGAATAAAGTAAGATTTTACAGCCTATGTGCGCTTGTGATTGTTATTGCAGCTGAAATCTTTGGTCGCGGTGTCTTCTACGGCATGCACTTTACCTTTGGTCTTATCTAG
- a CDS encoding 1,4-dihydroxy-2-naphthoyl-CoA synthase, whose product MNTVSEIFNPADWQEVEGYSFEDITYHRAVDGGVVRIAFNRPECRNAFRPKTVDELYIALEHARMWSDVGCVLITGNGPSVKDGGWAFCSGGDQRIRGKDGYKYEGMPQDQIDPAALGRLHILEVQRLIRFMPKAVIAVVPGWAAGGGHSLHVVCDLTLASKEHAVFKQTDLDVASFDSGYGSAYLAKMVGQKKAREIFFLGLDYSAQDAFEMGMVNKVVPHADLEKEALEWGRIICQKSPTALRMMKFGLNMTDDGMVGQQMFAGEATRLAYGTDEAREGRDSFLEKRPKDFSKFPYHY is encoded by the coding sequence ATGAATACAGTTTCTGAAATTTTTAATCCTGCCGACTGGCAAGAAGTCGAAGGCTATTCTTTTGAAGACATCACTTACCACCGCGCCGTTGATGGTGGTGTGGTGCGTATTGCATTTAATCGCCCTGAGTGTCGCAATGCTTTCCGTCCTAAAACCGTCGATGAACTTTATATCGCACTTGAACATGCCCGCATGTGGAGTGATGTCGGTTGTGTATTAATTACCGGTAATGGGCCAAGTGTGAAAGATGGCGGTTGGGCATTTTGCTCTGGTGGCGATCAGCGTATTCGTGGCAAAGATGGCTATAAATATGAAGGGATGCCACAAGATCAAATCGATCCTGCTGCGTTAGGTCGCTTGCATATTCTAGAAGTTCAGCGCCTTATTCGTTTTATGCCTAAAGCGGTTATCGCAGTCGTTCCAGGTTGGGCGGCTGGTGGTGGTCACTCTTTGCATGTGGTGTGTGATTTAACCTTGGCATCAAAAGAGCACGCAGTATTCAAACAAACCGACCTTGATGTAGCGAGCTTTGATTCTGGCTATGGTTCCGCTTATTTAGCTAAAATGGTAGGCCAAAAGAAAGCACGTGAAATATTCTTCTTAGGTTTAGATTACAGCGCGCAAGATGCATTCGAAATGGGCATGGTTAACAAAGTCGTACCTCATGCGGATCTCGAAAAAGAAGCCTTGGAATGGGGGCGTATTATTTGTCAAAAATCGCCAACTGCCCTACGCATGATGAAGTTTGGTTTGAACATGACTGACGATGGCATGGTTGGCCAACAAATGTTTGCTGGTGAAGCGACACGCTTAGCCTATGGTACAGACGAAGCGCGCGAAGGCCGTGATTCTTTCTTAGAAAAGCGCCCGAAAGATTTCTCTAAGTTTCCATATCATTATTAA